The genomic stretch TCGCAGTTGTTGTGTTCTTGGTTTTGACAGGGGTCGCCTTTGTCATCAATAAAATCTGGTGCCAGAAAAATGGGTAAGTGTTGCCTTGCCAATATGCTCCAGCAACCCCAGGTCTGGTCCAAGaactcctggtgcctgaggagcACAGCAAATGCTGCTCTCCCTTACCAGTGTGATGGCCTTCACTTcttcttgaaaaggaagaggaagtgtggcagaaAGGAGAGGGCGTGGCTAGAATTCAGGAAGTGAGAGCTAAAGAGCTGGGGGGAGATGGTGGGAAGAGAGAAGTGAACATCCCTAGCCAATCAGCAGCCTGTGACAACTGCCTCAGGTGGCCCATCAATACAAAGATACTTGCATGGCTTGTCTGTTGTGGTCATTCTGCATAAAGGTTGCTTCATGTGGGACATCAGAAGCTCCAGTGTTGAATTTcctacttcaaaaaaaaaaaaaaaaaaaagattacagcTGCTACAGAGCCACCCAGATTGAATCAGGTGTGCAGCACTGGGGaaaataaaagattttttaaagctctgacagggaagagatggggtggggggtgtaTTGGACCTGAGAAAGGGGCAGATTTGGGGCATAGGGCAcctcccaaatcctaacccccttcccaagcctgatccaccttcatgggtcatgCAGTGtcactagtgcaggtccgagttgacccaagGCAGTGGGGGCTTTTCCCGGGGGAatagaacaaatattccctttcccaAGGAGGCCCTAACTTGCCAAAACTTCCCTATGGGATATAGCAGGCTGCTGCATCACAATGGTCGTAGggagattgggctgtaatgcaaCCATGTAAAAGGCCATATTGATGCCCAAGAGGCATAATGAAATCAGTTGTTTCCCGATTTTAAAATATCAGATAagtgaaatattttttattatgatGTTCATTTTGACCCTATGGCTGTAAAAGTGCAATGGTGGTTTGCAGTACAATGGGCAGCCTGAAGGATACCCATTCACCTTCTGTCTCTTTGGTAGTCATACTTTACACTGGTGCAAAGCCTTTCTACATTGACTTTTCTGCTGAGGAACCTTGTGCATTGTAGAAGATTTTGGGAGGCATGGTCTAAGCATGCAAAATGTTCGTGCAGAGTGCTGGCCAGATTGATTGGGTCTCATTGTTCCTTGTGTGAACTGAGTGAATGGCCTTGAGAAACTCCTGGTAAATCTCTGAGGAAGCCAGGGTTTACTGGAATACAGTTCGAAAGTCACTGATCTATCTGAATAATCTCTTTCCAATATTGCATACCTCACTGAGCTGCAATTTAATCCTGCAGATGATTCTGATGGATATATCCCATAATCCTTTGTACAGCAGTGTCTCCTTGAGAATGTTACAAGCACAAGTGGCAGGTTCACACTAAAGTGTgatttatatattaaataaagtGTAGGATTTATATATTGAAATTGCATGCAACATCCATAATTCTAGCTTCCTAGTGAAACTTCTGATTGTTTCCACAGTGATTCCTTTGATGGAAATAACAAAGAATTATCCATGAGACGCAACAAAGAAGAACTGGCCATTCCTAATGGTACAGAAGGGAAGTTTTCAACAACTGTAGCAGATTTCAGGTTAGGGTCACTTTTTAATCCAACAAAAAGCATAACAAGCATAAATGTGTGTGTTCACatttcctggtgcctgaggtgctgtgccaaatgctgtcttcccttacctggtgatgcaccagcctctgctcttcccactccctatcctggaaaaggaagagggcaatgGAGTGAAAGTATGGAGGAAGGAAGAGTGGTGGACTAGTGTCGGAGGTACTCTGCCCCCCCATTACCtcacctttcctctcctccagatTCTCTTTCGCACCACCCATTTCCTGTCCAAAGTGTGGGAAGAGAAGAAATAGGAGCAAAGCCTGCTGAATTGCAGAAATGTAGGCACAAAACACATCTGTTGAAACAccttgcctccaggctgctccctTGTGCATCCCAAAGAAAAGTCACCTGCTTTCTTCCTCTCACCCCAGCTTTGCATGGTCAATTGGAAAATTATGTACCATCTCTTTCAAAACTGAAATCACACTATGAGAGACCTGTGGGAACTGAGACAACTGACGGAACAGCAGATTATTTCTCTCATCTTCTCTGAGGCATACATTTAGTgagtggaatggcaggcagaatcaGTCACACTGTTTAAACTGTTTATCTGTCTTTTGCTGAGCGTGTGTACTTGAATTTGCACATATGATGTATCCTGGTTGTGATGATGTTTTCTCATTTTTCAGGTGTGTAGAAGGCTCCCATGTCTATGAAAACAAAGTTGAACTTGAGTGTGGAAACACAACAGAGGTTTGTGTTGAAAATCCAAGCCAAGTCATTACCACTGCCATGTAACAACAAAAACTGTGCATGGGTTGAATCACTTCATTGAAAACACTGACTGGAGATGGCTGAGAAAAAGAAAAGTTGCTAATGGTTAGCACACTGGATCTTTTTCTCTTTTGGGCTAAGGTTTGAAGTATTCTGCAAATCTGTTGGGTAGAAAAAACTGACGCAAGGTATCTGTGTCTATATTTTTTCAGAAAAGGCACACCCAACAAAATCTtaatctataatttttttttaaatttacattttatACAATGATCAAAacagctttgaaatatctctgaGCTTCTTTCCCAAGCTACCAGTACCCCTCCTTTGCACCTGTTG from Tiliqua scincoides isolate rTilSci1 chromosome 4, rTilSci1.hap2, whole genome shotgun sequence encodes the following:
- the PDZK1IP1 gene encoding PDZK1-interacting protein 1; amino-acid sequence: MAGLLAVIVCLLASLEPVNGQRGLGTAQPWIQGSVAVVVFLVLTGVAFVINKIWCQKNGDSFDGNNKELSMRRNKEELAIPNGTEGKFSTTVADFRCVEGSHVYENKVELECGNTTEVCVENPSQVITTAM